The genomic segment TACAGATCAATATACAACAAGgaatattttttgtataaaaactttttgtatacattttgtaagttgcatttttcGACTGCTCTGTGGCTCTCTAAAATTTCCTACCAGTATTACAGTTTGAGACCGAAGCAGCTTTACCTTGGTCAGTTAAAAGAATGTTCTCCATCTGGAAAACAGAGAAACCAATGACAACAAAGCATTCCAATATTACAAATAAGACAGTTACTACACTAACTAGGCTGAAAACTGATAACATGTTCCCATACCTTCAAATCCCTGTGCATTACACCAAAGTCATGAAGAAAACCtaataaaaatcacagaaaaatTGACCTGAGATTCCTTGCATTcctttaatgataatgataatgagtctttatttatcacatatatatatgcacagtgaaattcttttcttcgcatattcCAGCATGTTAGAAAGTtggtgcagggtcagccatgatacagcgcccctggagcagagagggttaagggcttgctcaagggcccaacagtggcagcttggcagtgctggggcttgaacccccgaccttctgatcagtaacccagaaccttaactgCTAAACTACCACTGGTCAAATACTTTTCTAGCAacacttaaaaatatttataataatattcattcatcttcattcagGATGAGAGTCGGGGCTtattctgggaacactggatgtgaggtaggaatacaccctggatgtgatgccagtccatcgcagcgcaacatgcacacacacatttacacacttattCATACCTGGGGGAAATTTAGTGCAGTCAATCcgcctacctgcatgtttttagaACAGTGGGAAGAAATctgagaacctggaggaaacctacgCAAACACTAACTGACTGagaatgtctgtatgtgtgtggtgtatatatctATGAgtgtgagtaagagagagaccTAAAGCACTGCCGAGTTCAGCGGCAAACACCTGAACCTCCCTCTCTTTAAACTGGCCCGTTAGCATCCAGTAGGTGTACAGATCTCCAGTGCTGCAGTAATCACACACTAATGACATAGTAAAAAAGcaagatagacagagaaagagagagaaagagagatttagACATTTTCTCGGGTGCTGAAATtccttttattttacatttaatatatcaTTATTGTAACCAGTGAATTAGATTTCAAACACTAAGCTGTGGGAGTGTATGAGATGCGCAAAATAATAAACGTTCAACAATGATGGACAACAGACTCCCACAGAAACACAATGCAACGAGAGACCTGCTGGGAACTCAGACTGGCAAATGAGTAGAAATAGCAGAGCAGAGAGAAGAGGTGAGGAAAGGGCAGGATGTGGATGGAGTGACTCACTGATGAAGAGGTTGTTCTGACTCTGCCAACAGTCCTCCAGACCGAGGACAAAAGTGTGCTTGAGCTGCCGCTGTGATGGAACAGGTAACAAAGTAGAAGAGATGACGAAGCTGACAAACACTGAGCAGAAGTAAATCACAGCTTTTTATGACACAAGAAGATCATGAAATGTTTTGGGGTGAATGTatcacagaaattaataaagagcctgtgtttgtgtgggtgtgggtgtgtgtgtgcatgtgtgtgtgtgtgtgttggagcatgtttgtgtgtgtgagacaagtAATGATGACACAGTGACAACATAATGAGGTAATAGTGAAGAAAATGATGTCACAATGATGTGAGTGAGGATACACGGACATCTGGGTGACATCACAATGATGAAACAATGATGTCACAATGATGTGATAGTGAAGTCACAATATTGTCAGAATGATATTACATTGCAGTGCTGTCATAGTGGTGCCACAATGATGTCATAGTGATACCACAATGATGTCATAGTGATGCCCTAATGATGTCATAGTGATGCCCTAATGATGTAATAGTGACATCACAATGAGGTCACGGTGATAATATAATGATGTCACAATGATGGAAGAGTGAGGATACAGTGACATCGGAGTGCCATCTCAATGGTGAAACCCAACGATGTGAAGCCACAATGTTGTCCGAATGATGTCACTGTCACATTGCAGTGCTGTCATAAAGTTGTCGTAATGATGTCACAACAATGTTATAGTGATGCCACAATGATGCCCCAATGATGTCACAGTGGTGTCACAATGATGTTTCTGAAGCCTATGGACTCAATGACTCAATGCTATGATTAGGTTACTgaaaacactctgtgtgtgcgtgtgtgtgtgtgtgtgtgtgtggctaatCTCCACCTGGATTTTAACCTCCTCTTTCGACTGTTCCAGGACCCCATGTCTCAGAACCTCAGATTTGGGTAAAACCTAAccatcaacaaaacaaacagcaagtGAAATAGCACACATTTCAGGACAGGAAAAACTGCTGTGTGTTAATCCACAGAAAAAGGTGTCACCTTTATAGCATAGGTCTTCTCCTTTGACCAGTCCTTCACCTTCAGAATAGGGCCAAATGATCCTTTGGCTATTACCCCAGTTACCTGAATAGAAAGATAAAAGTAACTTGTAATAAATTCGTTAAATTTTGGAATGAGCTACTCAGTTTACATGACACTAAATAACGGTTATGAAGATTCTACTGGGGCGACATGGTGGCTCACAGCTCCGGGGTCCACGGTTTGATCCTGATCTTGGGTTAATGTCTGTGTGGAGGttctctgcatgttctccctgcgtCCGCACGGGTCTCTACCTGGTTCTCCGGTTTTCCTCCACTCccacaaaacatgccagtaggtctattggctactctaaattacccttaggtgtgaatgtgtgcatgaatggtgCCCTGAGATGTCCTGGCATCCCATCCggagtgtattcccacctcacgccTAGTGTTCCTGTGTTCCACCGTGTTGCTAAACAgcataaagtggttactgataGTGAGAGTATAGAAGTAATTACCAAGTAAAATAGTAAAATGACGCCGTTTGTTCGTGTGGTACAGGCAGAACAAAGCCAAGTGGTTTCTTTTCATATCTTTTCAATTCTTTTAGAGTGCTGAACTCCCACTATGATAAATGTAAGTGGCGTCTCTGGTGGCGTCTCCATACAAATCTTGTATGTTCTGCGTTCTGTTGTTGCCTCTGACCTGGGAGACATGGGACACTCATTTTACAGTCTTTGTACCACATCGGAATTTTTGCTTCAATCCACCAATATGGATCTGTTTGGCTGGAAGCTCACCTGGGTTTTAATGTAAAACATGGAGAACAGAGAACAGTGGTCTCCCCTTTTCTTCTCATCTTTTCTTACCAGCTGTttggaagaataataataatccatccctccatccattttaGATAccacagggagcctggatcctatcccaggaaacttggGGCACCAacagcagggcacaatcacacacacattcacacactacggacgatttggaaatgccaatcagcctacaagacatgtctttggactgggggaggagactggtgtacccagaggaaaccccaaaaacacagggagagcatgcagaCTTCATGCACATAGGGCAGAGGAGGGATTCGttcccccaaccctggaggtgcaaggcaaacacactaaccactaagccccatgaccccaataataataataataataataataataataataataataataataataataacagcaacaacaacaatcataataataataatttttattattattgttgttgttgctgttattattattattattgttgttgctgttgctgttattattattattattattattattattattgttgttgttgttgttgttgctgctgctgttattatcgctttatttatacagcacCGTTGATATACTATAATGAAATTCAAGTTCTTTACAGTGAATAAAAAGGAAACCCAAAAGGCATAATACAAGAAGcagaaaatgtaaaagaaattatatattatatatatatatatatatatatatatatatatatatatatatatatatatatatatatatatatatatatatatatataaataaataactctttaaaaaaagtaaCCATAACAATTATTAAGAAATTAAGACcaatttttaataaacctggTAAATCAGGGGGGGAAAAACTTTAAAATTGAATAATGAATgcagtttaaaatgaaaaaaaagtgctcctaaaataaagaaatgatacAATAAATATCAAACTAGACAAAAATGTACCATGAAAAGGAATGTTTCAAGCTGCTTTACAAAATTTCAAACTGAAGATCCTTGCTAGATGTCTTGCGTATGCACTCACCGTGTTTCCACTAAAAGCACCACTTCTATTGTGTTTTGTTCATGGAACACGGTTTAGAAGATAATCCCGTGTTGGATTATTTTATACATCGCCATGGAGCATATTCAGTTTGGCAGTCTTACATAAAAGAAGGTGCTAGTTcattttacatgtttaaaaacaagtaaaagAAGTAAATAATGTATACTAAACAGGAAGTCCGTGAAGTCGTGTCAAATGCGACCCTGTAAACGTGTCTAAATTGTTTTTCCAGTGTGCGTCACGGATATCCTCCTTGGAGATTCCACACACCTTGGCTGGCAGCTTTCCACCCTCAGGAATTCTCACAACCCTAGCAACTGCTTACAAAACCACCTGCGAATCCAAAACAGCGTTTCTAACAGTTCAGACAGATGTGTGCGCGAGCAGCACATGCTGTATATGAGCCAGCTGTGTAGTCTCAATCTAATAAGAAGAAACTTCAGACACCCCAAAACAGGATGAGAAGGGTTCAATTGAAAACACCTCCCTGTACACACCTGGAAACAGATCGTTTTCAAAAACTCAACCTTCTTTCTGTAGAAAGAGAAGCGTAGATCATATTACGTTGAGAATTACTCTTAAAATTCTTAATAAATGAACATTCCCAACTATTTACTTAATCATTGTGACCTAATAATAGACCTTCACAACTATGCAACCAGAGGGAGTATAACAAATATTATACCTTTTAGATTCAATAGTTTAGTGGGTAAAAAAGTTTTTCTTATATAGAGCAATTGTTGTGTGGAATAAACATCTCGTTTCTCTTAAAGAATAACAATTaatataatagaatagaataataatTCTTTACTATTCCAAGCAGACAGGTGACATGTTTAGAGAACCACAATGGAAATAAGATTTTGGGttttattgtgttaattcattcTCAAcgattttaaatgtttgtaaattCTGTATGAATGCAGTCttatatgtgttttttttaaactgtcgaataaatctatctgtctatctagtGTCTATCTATATAAAGGTTCTGCCACTACCCTCCAGCgcagttattcatttattattctgcAGCAGGAATCAGTGTCTTGTCACCTACCTGACTCTATCTATGGGCATGAGTGTAGCAGCGACCTGGTCATCACCCTGCACATCCTCCGGGTTCAGCTTCAGGGCCGGAGTGAGACCCATCTTCAGCCCGGGAGTCTAATGCCCAAGGCCAGCCCACCACCCAGtctaccccccaccccctcccacCGTGGTGGAACCGCGATAAATGAAGTGACAGATCGGTTGTTACTATCCTGTTATATTTATTTCGGACATTTTTCAACaagaaatatgaataataaatatgactACCAAATCACATACTAAGTTTTCTGCTACAAAGAGTCcaacataaaaataatgatggatgcattcaaacaaaaataaagtattGCAGTGAGATATACTTTTTGCactaatgttttatatatatatatatatatctccatatcaatttaataaataaaataatgaaataaatataatatgaaacatttctgaaagaaaataaagaaagaaagaaagacagacagaaagacaaagacagacagacagacagacagaaagaaagacagaacaaaagacagaaagaaagaaagaaagaaagacagaaagacagaaaggaaagacaaagacagaaagaaagaaagacagaaagaaagacagacagaaagacaaagacagaaagacagacagacagaaagacatacagacagaaagaaagacagacagaaagaaagaaagaaagaaagaaagaaagaaagaaagaaagacaaagacagaaagaaagacagaaagaaagacagaacaaaagacagaaagaaaaacaaagacagaaagaaagacagaaagaccgaaagacagacagacagaaagaaagacagaaagaacgaaagacagaaagaacgaaagacagaaagaacgaaagacagaaagaacgaAAGACAGAAAGAACGGTCTTCTAGCATTCTTTACAAGTTTTGGTTTACACTCAGAACTGAACATGGTAAAGCCCTACAGTATCAACAATCGCCTAAGCAGTGCACTGGCTtctgcacctttttttttataactgtcTCATTGTCTATAGCTTCACTTCAGGTGACTCCTATTTCTTGTGGTTTTGATGGTATTAATCATCCACTAAGAGTCAGCATGAACACGAACTATTCTTGGACAATATTTTGTATTAGCAACAATTTGCATTGCTGGTTATGACAGACCTCATGGCACGagattatttattgattgtgCTTATTTCCATAAATAAGAGTCAGACAATACGTGAAATGACTCGCGATAGCAGTTATTTACGTTATTAAGAGACAAAGTACCTGTAAATGTGTAGGTCTCCCGTCACGGTGCGGAAATTCTGGCAGGAAGATGGACGTGGATGTAGGTAGAGGATTTGTCTCTTGGCGTTTGGTACATTTACAGATGTGGGATGTTGTGCACTGGTCACTCTGCTGCCTGAACGGACTGCTTTGGTCTACAAGTACGTCATGGAGAGACGGGAACCTTTGCTCACTGGATAAACACCTCTTCTCCACTGATGAAAAAGGTGTCTGcacataaaaaagtaaaaacacgTAATAAAACTGAGCAAAAAGGTAAATAATCAGGTTGAAACGTCTGACTGTGCACTGctaaatgtgatctcagtggctTTGACTTTAGAGCCAGACAGACTgggttgagtatttcaaaaac from the Ictalurus furcatus strain D&B chromosome 17, Billie_1.0, whole genome shotgun sequence genome contains:
- the rskra gene encoding ribosomal protein S6 kinase-related protein, with product MGGAVSRNKTPFSSVEKRCLSSEQRFPSLHDVLVDQSSPFRQQSDQCTTSHICKCTKRQETNPLPTSTSIFLPEFPHRDGRPTHLQVTGVIAKGSFGPILKVKDWSKEKTYAIKVLPKSEVLRHGVLEQSKEEVKIQRQLKHTFVLGLEDCWQSQNNLFIMCDYCSTGDLYTYWMLTGQFKEREVQVFAAELGSALGFLHDFGVMHRDLKMENILLTDQGHVCLADFGLSRRLERGEKAFTICGTIQYMAPEVLTGGPYSHAADWWSLGILLYTLAAGEFPLPPESDHSSMLTKVTEYPYEMPLSFSPALALLLTELLCKTPMHRLRCLERYMSQRFFNGVSFDSQVLMKIPIQPILELKDHPNRPEKSMRGLTYDQLQNFECNLFEAPSSNTDLSPAIPHQH